A single Xenopus laevis strain J_2021 chromosome 3S, Xenopus_laevis_v10.1, whole genome shotgun sequence DNA region contains:
- the LOC108712571 gene encoding cat eye syndrome critical region protein 2, which translates to MPPDGSLLLGELRSCWQVPAIAHFCSLFRTAFQLPDFEIEELEEALHGNDVEFLSELVACLLQGCYQRRDITSQTFHVYLEDIISYRWEMEEGKPNPLRGTTFHQLELRPRLEILHRLCDYRLDADDVFDLLKGLDGDSLRVEPLGEDSSGNLYWYFYGTRLYKEEPSWEKRQRLLEQTVKIQEKPVRKRGRPPKKKKSAEEPVVSEKTDPKSPVLDEISGEKKDSSPGEGSWSLLCQTEQEWREVADSFRDKVSHNERQLYKLLSEEFLPEICNMISQKETKIQKEQAEFASKRLSERSGLHFPEQDHNLLGGHETDEERRLLLVVQRKEEELLLKEERERALEERVKSVEDRAQRRKLREERAWLLSQGKELPPELRHLEPRSPMGMDCRSGDLFGFELDDHYTGMYKVLDTVKAHKDSWPFLEPVDESYAPDYYNIITCPMDLSRVEQRLCSGYYLTKEQFVNDMKTIFRNCAKYNGQDSEYTEMAENLERCFKKAMLKHLPEDEGDSDGDIWIQVEEKERPTKRKSLGRRSKAGGWRKSREDSGRKRQSSESSRASPSTPRPEESERHYDPPAMTSSYPHQLHYGGMPRQSLHPRDMPSAPGMHAPLRNSEPGLSYRALRFPEPQLGDPVRQIQSYRTPASPDVPEASDSNPANFRHSRGPHIPPRMSTPSQEGGHLYPQAQYPMGYMPQMRPALPDGRTQGPGSAPINFGQPSPAWNGNCPPRPQHFAPPMDPRMVRPPDSMYNGRNTFVSAGNSMMDSPEMVAMQRLSSLAGPPSSPYPSPFPPTGTTNGADMGQPPAMDRMHTSAPGEKGADPKPEAPPTQALQTNGDVGYSPMCRVPPESQGNPDSGTSRDQEKQWGPTDATQDVPTAANPAHHQGPNNVVENRNVVEGTAEVGQSKETMEKTPKTEPLTAPRKDVVHPQPGAETGSSLSSLLSIGGIKPGPSHNPGAVRPPGAYPPHFPSQRFGNGHPQIAPGSFPRYPHQDPPYPYQQHPQQAPYQPYQRPPYYPQEYPRWPQPPQQRGTYPHPGAPPNMQGMGELRSLLMSPILEGGPKAMAGEAKVQAEEEGQTTGVGQTDRPESPKQFLDLDSHKRQCGNFGYGGPQPWGNGNFRPHPNMMAQPPYPPQHHYRPQGYPQPPVHPMRPPGPGEANGPAALRPGYQNLDHSRGHFQAVMMEQSGNPFQNMYRPQRMPFQMQPPAFPKSTAQGDMVQKPPSVSQDQATCE; encoded by the exons gagctggaggAGGCCTTGCATGGGAATGACGTGGAATTTCTCAGTGAATTGGTGGCCTGTCTCCTGCAGGGCTGTTATCAGCGCCGTGACATCAC TTCGCAGACGTTCCACGTGTACCTGGAGGACATTATCAGCTACCGATGGGagatggaagaagggaaacccaACCCCCTTAGGGGAACCACCTTTCACCAGTTGGAGCTGCGCCCCAGGCTGGAGATCCTCCACCGGCTCTGCGACTACCGACTGGACGCCGACGATGTGTTTGACCTGCTGAAG GGTTTGGATGGAGACAGCCTGCGTGTGGAGCCTCTTGGGGAAGATTCCTCTGGGAATTTATACTGGTATTTCTATGGAACCCGGCTATATAAGGAGGAGCCTTCCTGGGAGAAGAGACAGCGCCTTCTGGAGCA gacagtcAAGATCCAAGAGAAGCCTGTAAGGAAGAGGGGTCGCCCACCCAAGAAGAAGAAGTCGGCTGAAGAGCCTGTGGTCAG TGAGAAAACGGACCCCAAGTCCCCAGTTCTGGATGAAATATCAGGAGAGAAGAAAG ACTCCTCCCCCGGCGAGGGCTCCTGGTCTCTCCTGTGCCAGACGGAGCAGGAATGGAGGGAAGTCGCCGACAGCTTCAGGGATAAGGTGTCCCATAATGAGCGTCAGCTCTACAAGCTCCTGAGCGAGGAATTCCTTCCGGAAATCTGTAACATGATCTCCCAGAAG GAAACAAAGATCCAAAAGGAACAAGCTGAGTTTGCATCCAAGAGATTATCTGAACGCTCTGGGCTCCATTTTCCTGAGCAG gatcaCAATCTTTTGGGAGGTCATGAGACAGATGAGGAGAGGCGCCTCCTGCTGGTTGTGCAGAGGAAGGAAGAAGAACTCTTACTGAAGGAGGAGAGGGAGAGAGCTTTGGAAGAGAGGGTGAAGTCTGTGGAAG ATCGCGCCCAGAGGAGGAAGTTGAGGGAAGAACGGGCTTGGCTTCTGTCCCAGGGCAAAGAGCTCCCACCAGAACTCCGGCACCTGGAACCCAGGTCCCCTATGGGAATGGACTGCCGATCTGGAGACCT aTTTGGCTTTGAGCTGGATGATCATTACACAGGAATGTATAAAG TTCTGGACACGGTGAAAGCTCACAAGGATTCGTGGCCGTTTCTTGAACCAGTCGATGAATCCTACGCCCCAGATTACTACAACATCATTACG TGCCCAATGGATCTATCCAGGGTGGAGCAGAGACTCTGTTCCGGGTACTATCTCACCAAGGAGCAGTTTGTTAATGACATGAAAACCATATTCAGGAACTGTGCAAAGTACAACGGCCAGGACAGTG AATACACCGAGATGGCAGAAAACCTGGAGCGCTGCTTTAAGAAGGCCATGCTCAAGCACCTTCCAGAGGACGAGGGGGATTCCGACGGAGACATTTGGATTCAGGTGGAAGAGAAGGAGAGGCCTACAAAGAGGAAGAGCCTAGGAAGGCGCTCGAAGGCAGGGGGCTGGCGGAAAAGCAGAGAGGATAGTGGGAGGAAAAGGCAATCGAGTGAAAGCAGCAGAGCCAGTCCTTCCACTCCGAGACCAGAGGAGAGTGAGAGACATTATGATCCTCCTGCTATGACATCATCATACCCTCACCAGCTGCACTATGGGGGCATGCCCCGGCAATCCCTCCATCCAAGGGACATG CCGTCAGCCCCAGGGATGCACGCGCCTCTGAGAAATTCGGAGCCTGGCCTCAGTTACAGAGCACTTAGATTTCCAGAACCGCAACTTGGAGATCCTGTACGGCAAATCCAAAGCTACAGAACTCCG GCCTCCCCTGACGTTCCTGAAGCATCGGACAGTAACCCAGCTAATTTCAGACATTCCCGAGGTCCCCACATCCCACCCAGAATGAGCACCCCTTCACAGGAGGGTGGGCATCTGTACCCCCAAGCACAATACCCCATGGGATACATGCCCCAAATGAGACCCGCTCTTCCAGATGGTAGAACTCAAGGCCCTGGCTCTGCCCCAATTAATTTCGGGCAGCCATCTCCTGCTTGGAATGGAAATTGTCCTCCAAGGCCCCAACACTTCGCTCCACCTATGGACCCTCGCATGGTGAGACCACCGGACTCCATGTACAATGGGAGGAATACATTTGTCTCAGCTGGAAACTCCATGATGGACAGTCCGGAGATGGTAGCCATGCAAAGACTTTCATCCCTTGCTGGTCCTCCAAGCTCTCCCTACCCCTCACCCTTTCCCCCCACTGGAACAACAAATGGGGCAGATATGGGCCAACCCCCTGCCATGGATAGAATGCATACGTCTGCTCCAGGAGAGAAAG GTGCAGATCCCAAACCCGAGGCTCCTCCCACGCAAGCCCTTCAGACGAATGGGGATGTTGGTTATTCGCCTATGTGCCGAGTCCCCCCTGAAAGCCAAGGGAATCCAGACAGTGGCACCTCCAGAGATCAGGAAAAGCAATGGGGTCCTACAGATGCCACCCAGGATGTTCCAACTGCAGCCAACCCAGCACACCACCAGGGCCCAAATAATGTTGTGGAGAACAGGAATGTGGTGGAAGGGACAGCAGAAGTTGGGCAATCCAAGGAAACGATGGAGAAGACCCCTAAGACTGAGCCTTTAACAGCCCCTCGGAAGGATGTGGTTCACCCCCAACCAGGGGCAGAAACTGGCAGTAGTTTGTCCTCCTTGTTATCCATTGGGGGCATTAAACCAGGTCCCTCCCATAATCCTGGGGCTGTTAGACCTCCTGGGGCATATCCTCCACATTTTCCATCTCAGAGATTTGGTAATGGACATCCTCAAATTGCCCCAGGGTCATTTCCCAGATACCCCCACCAGGACCCACCTTATCCTTATCAACAGCACCCGCAGCAAGCACCCTATCAGCCTTATCAGCGCCCTCCCTATTACCCTCAGGAATATCCACGCTGGCCCCAGCCTCCTCAGCAGAGAGGTACCTATCCTCACCCAGGTGCCCCCCCAAATATGCAGGGAATGGGGGAACTGAGGAGCTTATTAATGTCCCCAATTCTGGAGGGAGGGCCCAAGGCAATGGCAGGGGAAGCAAAAGTGCAGGCAGAGGAGGAAGGACAAACGACTGGTGTAGGACAGACAGACCGGCCTGAGAGCCCCAAACAATTCCTGGACTTGGACAGTCACAAGAGACAGTGCGGGAATTTTGGGTATGGAGGGCCACAGCCTTGGGGGAATGGTAACTTCCGACCCCACCCTAACATGATGGCTCAGCCTCCCTATCCACCTCAGCACCATTACCGACCTCAAGGCTACCCCCAGCCCCCTGTGCATCCCATGCGGCCCCCTGGTCCAGGTGAGGCTAATGGGCCCGCTGCTCTGCGGCCCGGCTACCAGAACCTGGATCATAGCAGAGGCCACTTTCAGGCTGTCATGATGGAGCAAAGTGGCAACCCTTTCCAGAATATGTACCGACCCCAGCG